A single genomic interval of Arthrobacter globiformis harbors:
- a CDS encoding 4'-phosphopantetheinyl transferase family protein, which produces MPGTGLVLLAAVKLSSVDLRQADALNDGERQRAASFGSGIQRDRFLAGRIALRRHAAETAGMGAEELRADYVCRECARDDRVHGMPRYQAGPSGPAVMASLSRAGDWCLLAATTDARVLGVGVDLEGSTAAGFDGFGLVALSERERDHLQRVEPALRPSVQTLLWTRKEAVLKALGRGLDVVDPGLVDVAGPVPLLPGFLQAPAVPLVAGVPLAGGPQGSGHRWLIDAVNPGSAGLPDSFTAAIALQRMPGP; this is translated from the coding sequence ATGCCGGGAACTGGCCTGGTCCTTCTGGCTGCCGTGAAGCTGTCCAGCGTCGACCTCCGGCAGGCCGATGCATTGAACGACGGCGAGCGGCAGCGGGCAGCGTCGTTCGGTTCCGGAATTCAGCGGGACAGGTTCCTGGCCGGACGCATCGCGTTGCGGCGGCACGCCGCCGAAACTGCAGGGATGGGCGCCGAAGAGCTCCGGGCTGACTACGTCTGCCGGGAGTGCGCGAGGGACGACCGCGTGCACGGCATGCCCCGGTACCAGGCCGGTCCATCCGGGCCGGCCGTCATGGCGAGCCTGAGCCGGGCGGGGGACTGGTGCCTGCTGGCCGCTACAACTGACGCGCGGGTCTTGGGAGTCGGCGTCGACCTGGAGGGCAGCACAGCCGCAGGCTTCGACGGGTTCGGGCTGGTTGCCCTTTCGGAGCGCGAGCGGGATCACCTGCAGAGGGTGGAGCCTGCACTCCGGCCAAGCGTCCAGACACTCCTGTGGACGCGCAAGGAGGCAGTCCTCAAGGCGCTGGGCAGGGGGCTGGATGTCGTCGACCCGGGTCTGGTGGACGTTGCCGGACCCGTTCCATTGCTGCCGGGCTTTCTGCAGGCACCGGCCGTGCCTTTGGTGGCGGGCGTGCCTCTGGCGGGGGGCCCGCAAGGCAGCGGACATCGGTGGCTGATCGACGCCGTGAATCCGGGGTCAGCGGGGCTACCGGATTCCTTCACTGCGGCAATCGCACTTCAAAGGATGCCTGGTCCGTAG